From the genome of Bos indicus x Bos taurus breed Angus x Brahman F1 hybrid chromosome 14, Bos_hybrid_MaternalHap_v2.0, whole genome shotgun sequence, one region includes:
- the PLAG1 gene encoding zinc finger protein PLAG1 isoform X2, whose amino-acid sequence MATHSPEKTHKCNYCEKMFHRKDHLKNHLHTHDPNKETFKCEECGKSYNTKLGFKRHLALHAATSGDLTCKVCLQTFESTGVLLEHLKSHAGKSAGGVKEKKHPCEHCDRRFYTRKDVRRHMVVHTGRKDFLCQYCAQRFGRKDHLTRHMKKSHNQELLKVKTEPVDFLDPFTCNVSVPIKDELLPVMSLPSSELLSKPFPSTLQLNLYNTPFQSVQSSGSAHQMITTLPLGMTCPIDMDAVHPSHHLSFKYPFSSTSYAISIPEKEQPLKGEIESYLMELQGGVPSSSQDSPASSSKLGLEPQLGSLEDSTGDLSLSKSSISISDPLNTPALDFSQLFNFIPLNGPPYNPISVGSLGMSYSQEEAHSSVSQLPPQSQDLPDPASTIGLGSLHSLSAAFTSSLSTSTTLPRFHQAFQ is encoded by the coding sequence ATGGCTACGCACTCTCCCGAGAAAACCCACAAGTGTAACTATTGCGAGAAAATGTTTCACCGGAAGGACCACCTGAAGAACCACCTGCACACACACGACCCCAACAAAGAGACGTTCAAGTGCGAAGAGTGCGGCAAGAGCTACAACACCAAGCTGGGCTTCAAGCGGCACCTGGCCCTGCACGCGGCCACGAGCGGCGACCTCACCTGCAAAGTGTGCCTGCAGACGTTCGAGAGCACCGGCGTGCTGCTAGAGCACCTGAAGTCACACGCGGGCAAGTCGGCAGGCGGCGTGAAGGAGAAGAAGCACCCATGTGAGCACTGCGACCGCCGCTTCTACACGCGCAAGGACGTCCGCCGACACATGGTGGTGCACACGGGAAGGAAGGACTTCCTCTGCCAGTATTGCGCTCAGAGGTTTGGGCGCAAGGACCACCTGACGCGGCACATGAAGAAGAGCCACAACCAGGAGCTCCTGAAGGTCAAGACGGAGCCCGTGGACTTCCTGGATCCCTTCACCTGCAACGTGTCGGTGCCCATCAAGGACGAACTCCTCCCGGTGATGTCGCTGCCCTCCAGCGAGCTGCTGTCCAAGCCGTTCCCCAGCACGCTGCAGCTGAATCTCTACAACACTCCGTTCCAGTCTGTGCAGAGCTCGGGCTCTGCCCACCAGATGATCACCACCCTGCCTTTGGGCATGACGTGCCCCATAGACATGGATGCTGTCCACCCCTCCCACCACCTTTCCTTCAAGTACCCGTTCAGTTCTACCTCATACGCCATCTCTATTCCCGAAAAAGAACAGCCCTTAAAGGGGGAGATTGAGAGCTACCTGATGGAGCTGCAGGGCGGCgtgccctcctcctcccaggactCTCCAGCATCCTCGTCCAAACTGGGGTTGGAGCCGCAGCTCGGGTCCCTGGAGGACAGCACGGGGGACCTCTCCCTGTCCAAAAGCTCCATCTCCATCAGTGACCCCCTGAACACACCAGCATTGGATTTCTCTCAGCTGTTCAATTTCATACCATTAAACGGCCCTCCCTATAACCCGATCTCGGTGGGGAGCCTGGGGATGAGCTACTCCCAGGAGGAGGCACACTCTTCGGTGTCTCAGCTCCCCCCGCAGAGCCAGGACCTGCCGGATCCTGCCAGCACCATAGGGCTGGGCTCTCTGCACTCGCTGTCTGCAGCCTTCACCAGTAGTCTGAGCACGAGCACAACCCTGCCCCGTTTCCACCAGGCTTTCCAGTAG
- the PLAG1 gene encoding zinc finger protein PLAG1 isoform X1, with protein sequence MATVIPGDLSEVRDTQKVPSGKRKRGETKPRKNFPCQLCDKAFNSVEKLKVHSYSHTGERPYKCIQQDCTKAFVSKYKLQRHMATHSPEKTHKCNYCEKMFHRKDHLKNHLHTHDPNKETFKCEECGKSYNTKLGFKRHLALHAATSGDLTCKVCLQTFESTGVLLEHLKSHAGKSAGGVKEKKHPCEHCDRRFYTRKDVRRHMVVHTGRKDFLCQYCAQRFGRKDHLTRHMKKSHNQELLKVKTEPVDFLDPFTCNVSVPIKDELLPVMSLPSSELLSKPFPSTLQLNLYNTPFQSVQSSGSAHQMITTLPLGMTCPIDMDAVHPSHHLSFKYPFSSTSYAISIPEKEQPLKGEIESYLMELQGGVPSSSQDSPASSSKLGLEPQLGSLEDSTGDLSLSKSSISISDPLNTPALDFSQLFNFIPLNGPPYNPISVGSLGMSYSQEEAHSSVSQLPPQSQDLPDPASTIGLGSLHSLSAAFTSSLSTSTTLPRFHQAFQ encoded by the exons ACTGTGTGACAAGGCCTTTAACAGTGTTGAGAAATTAAAGGTGCACTCCTACTCTCACACAGGAGAGAGGCCCTACAAGTGCATACAACAAGACTGCACGAAAGCCTTTGTTTCTAAGTACAAATTACAAAG GCACATGGCTACGCACTCTCCCGAGAAAACCCACAAGTGTAACTATTGCGAGAAAATGTTTCACCGGAAGGACCACCTGAAGAACCACCTGCACACACACGACCCCAACAAAGAGACGTTCAAGTGCGAAGAGTGCGGCAAGAGCTACAACACCAAGCTGGGCTTCAAGCGGCACCTGGCCCTGCACGCGGCCACGAGCGGCGACCTCACCTGCAAAGTGTGCCTGCAGACGTTCGAGAGCACCGGCGTGCTGCTAGAGCACCTGAAGTCACACGCGGGCAAGTCGGCAGGCGGCGTGAAGGAGAAGAAGCACCCATGTGAGCACTGCGACCGCCGCTTCTACACGCGCAAGGACGTCCGCCGACACATGGTGGTGCACACGGGAAGGAAGGACTTCCTCTGCCAGTATTGCGCTCAGAGGTTTGGGCGCAAGGACCACCTGACGCGGCACATGAAGAAGAGCCACAACCAGGAGCTCCTGAAGGTCAAGACGGAGCCCGTGGACTTCCTGGATCCCTTCACCTGCAACGTGTCGGTGCCCATCAAGGACGAACTCCTCCCGGTGATGTCGCTGCCCTCCAGCGAGCTGCTGTCCAAGCCGTTCCCCAGCACGCTGCAGCTGAATCTCTACAACACTCCGTTCCAGTCTGTGCAGAGCTCGGGCTCTGCCCACCAGATGATCACCACCCTGCCTTTGGGCATGACGTGCCCCATAGACATGGATGCTGTCCACCCCTCCCACCACCTTTCCTTCAAGTACCCGTTCAGTTCTACCTCATACGCCATCTCTATTCCCGAAAAAGAACAGCCCTTAAAGGGGGAGATTGAGAGCTACCTGATGGAGCTGCAGGGCGGCgtgccctcctcctcccaggactCTCCAGCATCCTCGTCCAAACTGGGGTTGGAGCCGCAGCTCGGGTCCCTGGAGGACAGCACGGGGGACCTCTCCCTGTCCAAAAGCTCCATCTCCATCAGTGACCCCCTGAACACACCAGCATTGGATTTCTCTCAGCTGTTCAATTTCATACCATTAAACGGCCCTCCCTATAACCCGATCTCGGTGGGGAGCCTGGGGATGAGCTACTCCCAGGAGGAGGCACACTCTTCGGTGTCTCAGCTCCCCCCGCAGAGCCAGGACCTGCCGGATCCTGCCAGCACCATAGGGCTGGGCTCTCTGCACTCGCTGTCTGCAGCCTTCACCAGTAGTCTGAGCACGAGCACAACCCTGCCCCGTTTCCACCAGGCTTTCCAGTAG